A genome region from Dreissena polymorpha isolate Duluth1 chromosome 16, UMN_Dpol_1.0, whole genome shotgun sequence includes the following:
- the LOC127862996 gene encoding uncharacterized protein LOC127862996 — translation MSGKTLEELAEAVANIRRSNLSEAKSFAKPPQMMLDTLTATMLLLGEVNPTWDTIKYNMTRGDGKGLTNLVVEYDPSEVSDATKTKAKDLLSKHTLQDLRKCSVFTAIVFEWAVAAVDA, via the exons ATGAGTGGGAAGACATTGGAAGAACTTGCGGAGGCTGTGGCAAACATCAGGAGGAGCAATCTGTCGGAGGCCAAGAGCTTCGCGAAGCCGCCACAGATGATGTTGGATACATTAACGGCAACCATGCTTCTGCTAGGGGAAGTGAACCCG ACATGGGACACAATCAAGTACAACATGACAAGAGGAGACGGGAAAGGATTGACTAACCTG GTGGTAGAATACGACCCCAGCGAAGTTTCAGACGCTACAAAGACCAAGGCCAAGGACTTGCTTTCGAAACACACGCTGCAAGATCTCAGGAAATGTTCTGTCTTCACCGCAATAGTGTTTGAATGG GCCGTGGCAGCAGTTGACGCTTAG